A single region of the Microbulbifer sp. MKSA007 genome encodes:
- a CDS encoding LysR family transcriptional regulator, whose amino-acid sequence MLIDNLKLFLQIVDKGSLVAAARDSGLSSSRVSERLAALESHFGVVLLNRTTRAISLTEEGRTLIEGAKQILGEVDDLESRIRLGAQTLSGGIRVSAPCDLGRAIVAPEIDRFLLDHPTISIELLLSDGYVDIVGQGIDIALRFGAITDSSLRVRTLSQKQRILCASPRYLQERGTPQKPGDLKGHNCLVMRFGENLDNHWRFLGGCDGSGSEQTVVVRGDRVTNDGELARQWCLKGSGIILKSELDVGPDIQAGRLVRLLEKYTPPPVPLQMLFPPSRAQPRRVTVFADRLAMKFMSNSARI is encoded by the coding sequence ATGCTGATAGATAATCTCAAGTTGTTCCTGCAAATTGTTGATAAAGGTAGTCTGGTCGCCGCAGCGCGGGACTCGGGCCTATCTTCCAGCAGGGTTTCCGAGCGCCTTGCGGCATTGGAGTCGCACTTCGGTGTGGTGTTATTGAATCGAACAACCCGGGCAATTAGCCTGACAGAGGAAGGGCGTACCCTGATTGAGGGTGCTAAACAGATTCTGGGTGAAGTGGATGACCTTGAAAGCCGTATTCGATTAGGAGCACAGACCCTGTCCGGTGGTATTCGCGTAAGTGCCCCCTGCGACTTGGGGCGTGCGATTGTGGCCCCGGAAATTGACCGCTTCTTACTGGATCACCCGACTATTTCTATTGAATTGCTGTTATCGGATGGTTATGTGGACATTGTCGGTCAGGGTATTGATATTGCCTTGCGTTTCGGCGCAATCACCGACAGTTCACTTCGGGTCAGGACCTTGAGCCAAAAGCAGCGCATCCTCTGCGCTTCTCCCAGATATTTACAAGAGCGAGGTACTCCACAAAAGCCCGGGGACCTGAAGGGTCACAACTGTCTGGTAATGCGTTTCGGTGAAAATCTGGATAACCACTGGCGCTTTCTCGGCGGCTGCGATGGATCGGGAAGTGAGCAAACTGTGGTGGTGCGCGGTGACCGGGTGACCAATGACGGGGAACTGGCTCGTCAGTGGTGCCTGAAGGGAAGTGGCATTATTTTAAAATCGGAACTGGATGTAGGGCCGGATATTCAGGCGGGCAGGCTGGTTCGCCTGTTAGAAAAGTACACTCCACCGCCAGTACCACTTCAAATGTTGTTCCCCCCAAGCCGGGCCCAGCCGCGCCGGGTGACGGTATTTGCAGACCGATTGGCCATGAAGTTTATGTCCAATTCTGCGAGGATTTAA
- a CDS encoding sulfotransferase: MQSHNSQSDALQAELTQKIRVALKGRSFSSAAEQAQQLVDKFPGDPESYYLLAVSLRYLGSTDRAQAVIDMLLKLDSSHARAYQEQGHNFAKLGGLSEQVEAYRQALELNPALHASWKGLAVGLRAQGKEPDALKALRQFQHLQSLPPALLSATSLLYEKKLYKAEQLCRSFLQKNKHHPEAMRLLALIGAELGVLDDAAFLLESCLEMNPHFHQARFDYIGVLRKRQKFAAALAQARMLRDGQGGQQSDILFATQCAMVGDYQTALQIYDQVLAESPRLHGVLLQRGHALKTIGEADQAINAYRASYESRPDFGDAYWSLANMKTYRFDDAEIEQMQELQGGPATEREDRYHLCFSLGKALEDRGQYTESFSWYELGNGLKQQECQYSIEQNRRDTDLQIAHCTPELFSKNLNSGFNSPDPIFIVGLPRAGSTLLEQILASHPQVDGTFELHNILASARRLDGRRRTSDEPRYPGVLQALSADQLAQIGQRYIEETAIHRGKAAFFIDKMPNNFRHIGLIQLALPNAKIIDARRHPMACCFSGFKQLFAEGQEFTYGLEQIGEYYHDYVRLMDHWDQVLPGKVLRVHYENVVNDLEGQVRRLLDYCGLPFAEECLEFHRTERAVRTPSAEQVRQPIYRSGTDQWKHFESELEPLKEILSEELEAYLAS, translated from the coding sequence GTGCAGTCCCACAACTCCCAATCTGATGCCCTCCAGGCTGAACTCACCCAAAAAATCCGAGTCGCGCTGAAGGGGCGGAGTTTTTCCAGCGCTGCTGAACAGGCTCAACAGCTGGTGGACAAGTTTCCGGGTGACCCGGAAAGCTATTATTTATTGGCGGTGAGCCTGAGATATTTGGGGAGTACTGATCGGGCCCAGGCGGTAATTGACATGTTGCTGAAACTGGATAGCTCACATGCCCGTGCCTATCAGGAACAGGGGCATAACTTTGCCAAGTTGGGCGGGCTTTCGGAGCAGGTGGAGGCGTATCGGCAGGCGCTGGAATTGAATCCGGCCCTACATGCCAGTTGGAAGGGGCTCGCTGTGGGGTTGCGGGCACAAGGCAAAGAGCCCGATGCCCTAAAGGCCCTGCGCCAATTCCAGCATCTGCAAAGCCTGCCTCCAGCACTACTGAGTGCCACCAGCCTATTGTATGAGAAGAAACTATATAAGGCGGAGCAACTTTGCCGCAGTTTTCTGCAAAAGAATAAGCATCATCCAGAAGCAATGCGCTTGCTGGCATTAATTGGCGCCGAGCTGGGGGTGCTCGATGATGCAGCTTTCCTGCTGGAAAGCTGTCTCGAAATGAACCCCCACTTCCATCAGGCGCGTTTCGATTATATCGGTGTATTGCGCAAGAGGCAGAAGTTTGCCGCCGCCTTGGCGCAGGCCCGCATGTTGCGGGATGGCCAGGGTGGGCAGCAGAGTGACATTCTTTTCGCCACGCAGTGCGCCATGGTTGGAGATTATCAGACTGCATTGCAGATCTATGATCAGGTCCTGGCTGAATCTCCCCGATTGCATGGCGTCCTACTGCAGCGGGGGCACGCTCTTAAAACGATAGGCGAAGCTGACCAGGCCATTAATGCCTATCGGGCTTCTTACGAGTCCAGGCCGGATTTTGGTGATGCCTATTGGAGCCTGGCGAATATGAAAACTTACCGCTTTGATGATGCTGAAATTGAGCAGATGCAAGAGTTACAAGGGGGGCCAGCCACTGAGCGGGAAGATCGTTACCACCTTTGCTTCTCTTTGGGTAAGGCTCTGGAGGATCGCGGACAATATACAGAATCTTTTTCCTGGTATGAGCTGGGGAATGGGCTAAAGCAGCAAGAGTGCCAGTACAGCATTGAACAAAACCGCAGGGATACAGATTTACAAATTGCTCACTGCACGCCGGAACTGTTTAGCAAAAACCTGAATTCCGGCTTTAATTCGCCAGACCCGATTTTTATAGTGGGATTGCCTCGCGCCGGTTCTACCCTGCTGGAGCAGATTCTCGCTTCCCACCCGCAAGTGGATGGTACTTTTGAGTTGCACAATATTCTGGCTTCCGCCCGCCGCTTGGATGGCCGTCGACGGACCAGTGACGAACCCCGTTATCCGGGGGTGCTGCAAGCGCTGAGTGCCGACCAGCTCGCACAGATCGGCCAGCGCTATATCGAAGAAACTGCAATACATCGTGGTAAGGCTGCCTTCTTTATCGATAAGATGCCGAATAATTTTCGCCATATCGGTTTAATTCAATTGGCGCTCCCCAATGCAAAAATTATCGATGCCCGCCGCCATCCTATGGCTTGTTGCTTTAGTGGATTTAAGCAGTTGTTTGCGGAGGGGCAGGAGTTTACCTATGGTCTGGAGCAGATTGGTGAATATTATCACGACTATGTTCGTTTGATGGATCACTGGGACCAAGTGCTACCGGGTAAAGTCCTGCGAGTGCATTATGAAAACGTGGTGAATGACCTGGAAGGGCAGGTGCGTCGTTTACTGGACTACTGCGGCCTGCCATTTGCTGAAGAATGCCTGGAGTTCCACCGTACCGAACGCGCCGTGCGTACACCTAGTGCAGAGCAGGTTCGCCAGCCCATATACCGAAGCGGTACGGATCAGTGGAAGCATTTTGAATCTGAGCTGGAGCCTTTAAAGGAAATATTGTCTGAGGAGTTAGAGGCATATCTGGCGTCCTGA
- a CDS encoding amidohydrolase, with protein MRFFRPLTATLLMATSLCVQSATLIHNVSGYQTTDDQLLTFDALAFDQGKVLATGSYQQLEKQFPTADRIDAQGKTLLPGLIDAHGHMLGLGQLTGELDLRDHSLAQALSAIKKYARDLGPDEWLSGRGWNQVTWPNKAFPTHKQLDKLEIKQPIWLRRVDGHAGWANSRALELAGIDKETQSPDGGEILRDENGNPTGILIDNAMSLMYKAIPAPTLAQEKKNLQNAFTTALSLGLTSVHDAGISEQTLNAYRDLANKKAIPLRIYPMLSVDSHNYAQLLQAGHIGEPSDRLYMRSIKLSADGALGSRGAALLEPYHDRPQEKGLLLYPEDKMLALLKLATDNNFQVNVHAIGDRANHIVLNHLETLNKAESQASYRHRVEHAQVIEVEDIPRFARLNLIASMQPTHATSDKNMAGDRLGNERLIGAYAWQTLLEQGTPIAAGSDFPVEPANPLFGLHAAVTRRDRQGDPSKGWRTEEAMTLEQALRAFTLDAAYASHQEKVIGNLEAGKFADFILLDKDIFTIAPQEIWKVQVLETWVEGEQVYRKPL; from the coding sequence ATGCGTTTTTTCCGCCCCCTTACCGCCACTCTACTTATGGCCACCTCACTGTGTGTTCAGTCCGCCACGCTGATTCACAATGTTTCCGGCTACCAAACTACTGATGATCAACTACTCACGTTCGATGCTTTAGCCTTTGATCAAGGTAAGGTACTGGCAACTGGAAGCTATCAACAGCTGGAAAAGCAGTTCCCTACAGCCGACAGAATTGACGCGCAAGGTAAAACCCTACTCCCAGGCCTAATTGATGCCCACGGCCATATGCTGGGCCTGGGCCAACTCACCGGGGAATTGGACTTACGCGATCACTCCCTTGCACAAGCACTCTCAGCCATCAAGAAGTACGCCCGGGATCTGGGGCCCGACGAATGGCTATCGGGCCGTGGCTGGAACCAGGTTACCTGGCCCAACAAAGCTTTCCCAACCCATAAACAACTAGATAAATTGGAAATCAAGCAGCCAATTTGGTTGCGCAGGGTCGATGGCCACGCAGGTTGGGCCAATTCCAGGGCCCTAGAGTTAGCGGGGATCGACAAGGAAACCCAATCACCCGATGGCGGTGAGATTCTACGGGATGAAAACGGCAACCCGACAGGCATCCTGATCGATAACGCCATGAGCCTGATGTACAAGGCGATACCCGCACCTACTTTAGCCCAGGAGAAAAAGAACCTACAAAATGCATTTACCACCGCTCTCTCCCTGGGATTAACCAGTGTGCATGATGCGGGTATCAGCGAACAGACCCTGAACGCCTACCGAGACCTGGCAAATAAGAAAGCCATCCCGTTGCGTATTTACCCCATGCTTTCAGTAGATAGCCACAACTATGCCCAGTTACTTCAGGCGGGGCATATTGGAGAGCCTTCGGACCGGCTGTATATGCGCAGCATCAAACTTTCCGCCGATGGCGCCTTGGGAAGCCGAGGCGCTGCCCTGCTGGAGCCCTATCACGACCGTCCTCAGGAAAAGGGGCTACTGCTCTACCCGGAAGACAAAATGTTGGCTTTGCTCAAGCTGGCTACCGACAATAACTTCCAGGTTAACGTACATGCGATCGGCGACAGGGCTAACCATATCGTACTGAACCATTTGGAAACCCTAAACAAGGCAGAGAGCCAAGCTAGCTATCGTCATCGCGTGGAGCACGCCCAGGTTATTGAGGTGGAAGATATTCCGCGCTTCGCCCGGCTCAACCTGATTGCCTCTATGCAGCCCACTCACGCTACCAGCGATAAGAACATGGCCGGCGACCGTCTGGGGAATGAGCGCCTGATCGGCGCCTACGCATGGCAGACACTGCTGGAGCAAGGCACTCCCATCGCCGCAGGTTCCGACTTCCCAGTAGAACCCGCAAACCCGCTTTTCGGTCTACACGCCGCAGTTACCCGCCGCGACCGCCAGGGAGACCCTAGTAAAGGCTGGCGCACTGAAGAAGCTATGACTCTGGAGCAAGCCCTGCGCGCCTTTACCCTGGATGCAGCCTATGCCAGCCATCAAGAGAAAGTCATCGGCAACCTTGAAGCCGGGAAGTTCGCCGATTTTATTTTGCTGGATAAGGATATTTTTACGATAGCTCCCCAGGAGATCTGGAAGGTACAAGTTCTGGAGACCTGGGTTGAAGGAGAACAGGTCTACCGTAAACCCCTGTAG
- a CDS encoding SRPBCC family protein, translating to MILDIMYAVIILYVLICLVLYFKDKSYFYKNAAIIQSPPEALFDYVVDLRNWESKYPNTLFAEYNLGGDKSTLGSVAIEKYWGITGYHVMKHQLINYERPNKISWEGKTIYGGALVLLFLPITKHITGHFSYTITEMKGGASHWERQCYFKMHSANPIYQLVYLLYMPLFRLELLKALRLYQAEVKEMMEKIYTD from the coding sequence ATGATACTAGACATCATGTATGCGGTAATTATTCTGTATGTGTTGATTTGCCTGGTGCTGTATTTTAAAGACAAGTCCTACTTCTACAAAAATGCGGCCATTATACAATCTCCACCCGAAGCCTTGTTTGATTATGTGGTAGACCTGCGAAATTGGGAAAGCAAATATCCGAACACTTTATTTGCGGAATACAATCTGGGGGGCGATAAGTCCACTTTAGGTAGCGTGGCGATCGAAAAATATTGGGGGATTACTGGCTACCACGTAATGAAACATCAATTAATAAATTATGAGCGGCCCAATAAAATTTCCTGGGAGGGGAAGACGATTTACGGTGGTGCGCTGGTTCTATTATTTTTACCAATTACTAAACACATCACGGGCCATTTCAGTTACACCATTACCGAAATGAAGGGTGGGGCAAGTCACTGGGAGAGACAGTGTTATTTCAAAATGCACTCTGCGAACCCAATTTATCAGCTAGTGTACTTGCTTTATATGCCGCTGTTCAGGCTTGAGCTGTTAAAGGCGTTGCGGCTATACCAGGCGGAAGTGAAAGAAATGATGGAGAAGATTTACACGGATTAA
- a CDS encoding PQQ-dependent sugar dehydrogenase, with protein MKYLLSVVVTTCIFFSTAANSQGNPLISRGTIPLAEEVTLTSVAGPLEYPWGITNLPDGSFLITQRSGQLRIVKDGKLLAEPIGFPAEILFLGQGGLLDIAVSPTFPQDQMLYFSYAIGNMDNNRLAIGRAKWNNGKLENFEEIFKSAQGKNNGAHFGSRLAFLPDKTLLATIGDGGNPPQEFLDIFAREQAQNLQTHFGSIIRINGDGSIPDDNPFKNQADALPQTWSFGHRNPQGLVIDQQSGEIWSSEHGPAGGDELNRLKAGSNYGWPRVTFGRDYRDGSNIAFKIEDPEFTSPALAWLDTHAPGGLAFYTGNAFPEWKGRLISAGLVSEDLRIIQIKDGAAIGELRIPIGERVRDAEVGQDGSLYILTDGPKGRLLRIDPAKQ; from the coding sequence GTGAAATACCTCCTTAGTGTAGTTGTCACAACCTGCATCTTTTTTAGCACTGCTGCCAATAGCCAGGGTAATCCTTTGATTTCCCGAGGCACTATCCCGCTCGCCGAAGAGGTTACCCTTACTTCAGTCGCCGGCCCACTTGAATACCCTTGGGGTATAACCAACCTGCCCGATGGAAGCTTTCTTATCACCCAGCGCAGCGGACAACTCAGAATTGTAAAAGATGGAAAATTATTGGCAGAACCTATCGGGTTTCCAGCAGAAATCTTGTTTCTTGGCCAAGGGGGCCTACTGGATATCGCTGTGAGCCCCACCTTCCCTCAAGACCAGATGCTCTACTTCAGCTATGCCATTGGCAATATGGACAACAACCGACTTGCCATTGGTCGGGCTAAATGGAATAACGGCAAGTTGGAAAACTTTGAAGAGATATTCAAGTCCGCGCAGGGTAAAAATAACGGCGCACACTTCGGTTCCCGGCTCGCCTTCCTACCCGATAAAACGTTGCTGGCTACCATTGGCGATGGCGGTAATCCCCCACAAGAATTCCTCGATATTTTTGCCAGGGAACAGGCGCAAAACCTACAAACCCACTTCGGCTCTATTATTCGTATTAATGGGGACGGTTCTATTCCCGACGACAACCCTTTCAAAAACCAAGCAGATGCCCTGCCGCAAACCTGGAGCTTTGGCCACCGCAACCCCCAAGGATTGGTGATCGATCAACAAAGTGGAGAGATCTGGTCCTCCGAACACGGCCCCGCTGGAGGCGATGAATTGAACCGCCTCAAAGCTGGCAGTAACTATGGCTGGCCAAGGGTCACTTTTGGTCGGGACTACCGGGATGGTTCCAATATAGCCTTTAAAATCGAGGATCCAGAATTTACCTCGCCCGCACTGGCCTGGCTCGATACCCATGCCCCTGGAGGACTGGCCTTCTACACCGGCAATGCCTTCCCCGAATGGAAAGGACGGCTTATTTCCGCCGGATTAGTTAGCGAAGATTTAAGGATCATTCAGATAAAAGATGGCGCTGCCATTGGCGAGCTAAGGATACCTATTGGGGAGCGCGTACGCGACGCAGAAGTTGGCCAGGATGGCAGTCTTTACATATTGACCGATGGCCCCAAAGGCCGTTTACTGCGCATAGATCCAGCAAAACAATAA
- a CDS encoding DUF2905 domain-containing protein produces the protein MSRWLIIAGIILVLVGVLLHFSPGLFSWFGRLPGDIRVESGRTRFYFPIVSMIIVSLVLSLLVNLFRR, from the coding sequence ATGTCCCGCTGGTTGATTATCGCAGGAATAATTTTAGTGTTGGTTGGGGTGCTATTGCACTTTTCCCCAGGGTTATTCAGCTGGTTCGGGCGCTTGCCGGGAGATATTCGTGTGGAGTCGGGGCGCACCCGTTTTTACTTTCCAATTGTATCGATGATTATCGTTAGTTTGGTATTGAGTTTACTGGTGAATTTATTTCGACGTTAA
- a CDS encoding GNAT family N-acetyltransferase, with the protein MKYIQIPVSDAPLYLLLEADPSKKKIDSYLPESWCFAAIDAGAVEGICVVKEIDTAIAEIFNISVSPEMRQQGIGSKLLKFSISELITRGVHRVELSTGTFGYQLTFYQRHGFRVESVVKDYFLHNYDQPIVEDGVRHKDALRLLLELTKNISKQPS; encoded by the coding sequence ATGAAATACATCCAAATACCCGTAAGCGATGCACCTTTATATCTTCTACTCGAAGCAGATCCCTCTAAGAAGAAAATAGACAGCTATTTACCTGAATCCTGGTGCTTCGCAGCAATTGATGCTGGCGCTGTGGAAGGTATATGCGTAGTAAAAGAAATTGATACCGCAATCGCTGAGATTTTCAATATCTCAGTTTCTCCTGAGATGCGGCAGCAAGGGATTGGATCAAAACTGTTAAAGTTCTCCATATCAGAGCTCATCACCAGGGGAGTTCATAGAGTTGAATTGAGTACCGGTACATTTGGTTACCAGCTGACCTTTTATCAACGCCATGGATTCAGGGTTGAATCTGTTGTTAAAGATTATTTCTTACACAACTATGATCAACCCATTGTTGAGGATGGAGTCCGGCATAAAGATGCCTTAAGATTACTATTAGAACTAACCAAAAATATTAGCAAACAGCCAAGCTAA
- a CDS encoding glycine betaine ABC transporter substrate-binding protein → MDNSIRIGHIALSFHEASAREVAKVLEAHGHQTSFKSAPHEAAFELLKNGEIDLLTSAWLPSSHEVYLNPLLDQVEKVTVLYEPYCIWGVPDYVPEKAIASVDDLLSEPALTRMDRLIQGINPGAGISRFSTEMIHAYGLDKAGYEFRPGTEADCFNRFEDAVAQERWVVIPLWHPQFLHNRYTIRALKEPKGLLGTQDEATLIVRKDAKQKIGSAALAALSQLYIGNKKLSALEDALRKQAKN, encoded by the coding sequence ATGGATAACAGTATTCGCATCGGACACATTGCGCTCTCTTTCCACGAGGCCAGCGCCCGGGAAGTCGCCAAGGTTCTTGAGGCTCACGGCCACCAAACCAGCTTCAAGTCCGCCCCCCATGAGGCGGCCTTCGAGCTGTTAAAAAACGGGGAAATCGACCTTTTAACTTCGGCCTGGCTGCCCTCCAGCCACGAGGTCTACCTGAATCCCCTGCTGGACCAGGTCGAAAAAGTGACCGTGCTGTATGAGCCCTACTGTATCTGGGGTGTGCCGGATTATGTGCCCGAAAAAGCAATTGCCAGTGTTGATGACCTACTCAGCGAACCTGCTCTCACCCGTATGGATCGCCTGATCCAGGGAATTAATCCCGGTGCCGGTATTAGCCGCTTTTCCACTGAAATGATTCATGCCTATGGTCTTGATAAGGCAGGTTACGAATTCCGACCGGGAACAGAAGCAGACTGCTTCAACCGTTTTGAAGACGCCGTAGCGCAGGAGCGCTGGGTAGTGATTCCCTTGTGGCACCCGCAATTTCTCCACAACCGCTACACCATCCGCGCACTAAAAGAGCCCAAAGGGCTTCTCGGCACTCAAGATGAAGCAACGCTCATCGTGCGCAAAGATGCCAAACAGAAAATTGGCAGCGCCGCCCTGGCTGCCCTGTCCCAGCTTTATATCGGCAACAAAAAGCTCAGCGCCTTGGAAGATGCGCTGCGCAAACAAGCCAAAAACTGA
- a CDS encoding L-dopachrome tautomerase-related protein: MKSPKILFAALALAGVGSLATSVTHAAEAESLQTVTEFSESRAAGVTITPNGRVLVSMHPLDAPKLKVLEVMANGSKQPFPNRDWADGPEQGEVGFGSVIGIHSDSKGIVWILDMGAENTPVQLVAWDSVNNKLHQQIEISKSALVENSFPQDFALDEKRQKIYIADMSFGNFNGATKPAIIVVDLKTGRSRRVLESANEFMPPKQDLIIGGVLLAAKTEGDTNKSLHFGLNPIALDDKSEWLYFGSLSGDKIFRLPAAQLADADISESKLTAQIEEFGPKNPSDGIAMAPEGGVLVTDLQNNAIGLTTQGNYQILLQDKQLSWPDSLAISNGWVYITQDQLHQHPAFSSGLGNAKPPYKLMRFRYTP; encoded by the coding sequence ATGAAGTCCCCAAAAATACTATTTGCCGCTCTGGCTCTTGCAGGTGTTGGCAGCTTAGCCACCAGTGTCACTCACGCAGCTGAAGCGGAGTCCCTGCAAACAGTCACTGAATTCAGCGAATCCCGCGCTGCCGGTGTCACTATCACCCCCAATGGCCGGGTACTGGTCAGCATGCACCCACTGGATGCGCCAAAACTAAAAGTACTCGAGGTAATGGCCAACGGCTCCAAGCAACCCTTTCCCAATCGAGATTGGGCGGATGGGCCTGAACAGGGTGAAGTGGGCTTTGGATCAGTAATTGGCATTCACTCTGACAGCAAAGGCATCGTCTGGATCTTGGATATGGGCGCTGAAAATACACCCGTCCAACTTGTCGCCTGGGACAGCGTCAATAATAAACTGCACCAACAGATTGAAATTTCCAAGTCAGCATTAGTAGAAAATTCATTTCCGCAGGATTTTGCCCTGGATGAAAAGCGCCAAAAAATCTACATCGCCGATATGTCCTTCGGTAATTTTAACGGCGCGACCAAACCGGCAATTATTGTCGTCGACCTGAAAACCGGACGCTCTCGGCGTGTACTGGAAAGCGCTAATGAATTTATGCCGCCAAAGCAGGATCTCATCATCGGTGGAGTTTTGCTAGCGGCTAAAACTGAAGGTGATACGAATAAAAGCCTGCACTTTGGTCTCAATCCCATTGCCCTGGACGACAAGTCTGAATGGCTCTACTTTGGCAGCCTCAGCGGCGATAAAATCTTCCGCCTTCCTGCTGCGCAGTTGGCGGACGCCGATATTTCCGAGAGTAAACTAACCGCACAAATTGAAGAGTTTGGCCCCAAAAACCCCAGTGATGGCATTGCAATGGCACCGGAAGGTGGCGTGCTGGTTACCGACCTGCAGAATAACGCCATTGGACTGACCACCCAGGGCAATTACCAAATCCTGCTACAGGACAAACAACTCTCTTGGCCTGACAGCCTCGCTATTAGCAATGGCTGGGTATATATCACCCAGGATCAGCTTCACCAGCATCCTGCTTTCAGTTCTGGCCTTGGTAATGCCAAGCCACCCTACAAGCTGATGCGCTTCCGCTACACTCCATAA